In the Glycine max cultivar Williams 82 chromosome 6, Glycine_max_v4.0, whole genome shotgun sequence genome, TGGTTGAAAAAGGGGTTATTTATTTGGTAATCAAATCCGCTTCAGGAAGTCTTATAACAAGATGGGAAGGGCTTGAGTATTATGATCAGAGATGGGTAGAGGTGAACTTGCAAGGAGCTTCTAATGTATATGGCGGCTGCTATGACTGGGAAGgggtttttaataaaaaaaatcctacaatTTGTAGTGATCTTTAACTGTCTCAAattacaatttgatttttttttgaaaaattattatgttttttaacttcaaaaagttacatgtttaaatttaaattaaaaaaaatatcatctaaGCTTTTATTCATATCTAactttgcttaaaaaaaataacatattttaattttataagaatgaaaagtatatcaaaattttttatagagtttttcaatatttataaggacaaaaaatatattttaataaacacaaataataataatattttgaatccTCCtggtataaaatataaaataaattgttagaaaaaaataatcatatgttGTGTGCATTAAAGTTACTCAAATATTTCTTTCTTAACTAAATGAAAagattaaaagtatttaaatattcttaaaataccaataatctaattataaatattatgagCAAAGTGAAATAGGTTAAGTTGTTCAACCTGCCATAATTCCGCCTTCAACCCAACGGATTGCCAAGTTAGACAAATTGAGATAGGACAATTAAATTGGTGGATTACATTACCTAACCAATATATATAGTCACTTTTTTAAGAGTTAGACAGCTTGACCCTCCGACTTTAATCTGCTTTAATTTACTATTCTGGACTAATTCTTAGAACTTAGAAGTATGTACCTATTATCGTTAAAGCTGGTGTATTAAAGTGCAAAGGACAATCAAATGCACTTCAAATAAAAAGAGATCTCAACTAtctataatcattttttatgcTAAACTATTAAACAACAAAATGTTTTAAAGATTTTTAGCCTTTGTATTTACAACTGGTCACCTCCTGCTGTTCAAAATACGTACTTTTAAagcaataaataacaaaaatgtttaatttacaCTAAGACATACGTTTTGATGTAAATTTAAcggttgaaattttttttttatcattacagTTAGATTTATCTGAACACATATCTCAATTTGTTTGATggtataaaatcaaatttttgaagacaattttaaaacaaatgaatACTTATAAGTATCGTTTTAAGTCATTAGAGATGCTTGTAATATACCTTAGCCTTGCAATATGCTCTCTCTGTTTAGTCTGTTATCCTATACGTTTGTTCACAAAATTATCACCTcaaaaaactcaaaagaaaGAATAGATAGACTTGCATCCAAATACATTTCTCTGCATAATTAAGCCTTAATTTCCAGCAGAGTTGTTTAGCTAATTCATCTAGTTTTcagtatgataaaattaaaatccagATAAAAAAACAAGTGAAACTTCTTTAGCATGACAGGGGAACATGATGATTTGGATTTGAACGACTTTGAAACCGTTATATCCGAGCAAAACATGCTAAATTCCGCATAGTTGTGTGTGTCCAGATTATAAATCTAGTTCTTGACATCATGAACATAGAActgttattgttatttatccATGTTAATGGTACGaacaaacaattaataaattaagtcCCCGCCTCAATTGTGTTTTGGCATAGTTAAACGAATCTTTGAAGCATGATCTGAAATAATATTCTTAAGAAGAAGATAAAATCTAAGAAACATCCTTTTTATGCTTTCCACCTATATGGAAGCCGCATATTCTTGAGACCACCACCACCTGtaattgaatcatgtttttaatCCATATTCTGCTTTCAAAGAGTTATGgtgtatgattttatttgaaGGTGCGAATTTAGCAATGTGACGGGACCACATTCTGCTACTGATTTGAAGGGGATTGTTTTGCCATTTGAAGATGTGGTCCCTCACCTTGGCTTAGTAAGTAGTAACTTAGGTGCTCATTTCTCTTCAGctattaaatcttatttagcaAGTTGGGAATTGTGGGCTAATGTTATGATCCTAGAGTTCGAGGATTGAAGAGAAGGAATTCTGATTATATTTCTCTGCTTCTTCTTACATATGATTGATTTCTTTATATAGAGCTTTAGTGCTAACAGCATCCCTATTGATTCTGATTACAGGGCATAACAGAAAAGATTTGCTCATAACAGAATTATAAAAATAGCAGACAAGATAATCTTTGGGAGCCAATAACATCCTGCCACGTCAGCATTCCTATTGATTGTGCTGCTTGCAATTGTGGTGCCTCATGTGTTCTATTCATAACAGCTAAGGTTGGTGAAATCCCATAATCTATTTTCAGTTTAACTTAGACTTTATACACATTTTTTGCTTAAAAAGGTCTTTATAGGCATAGGTGGAGCATTGGAGCTGTTGAAAAAGGAACTTATTTAGTTGATTGGATACTGGACAGCATGATGATAAATTTGcatagaaaataagaaaaagcatCACGAGTCTACACTGTGTGCAACATATGATCGAAGTCTTCAAATTTTCTTGCTTACGTGATGATCCGCTTTGTCGCATAAGGACGATAGACTCTTGCATGAGAAAGGATGTATAAAAGTAAGAAaagttagattaaaaaaaaaacgaaggTAAAAAAGCCTTTCATGAACTAGTGTTTGATTTGAAAAGTTCTGTCGGGTTATCgaccaaagaaaaagaaagtactGTCGGGGACGTTTAGCTTCCAACAAGAAACATAGATCATGATCAGGGAGAGGAGGACAACCCCTCACCGCACCAAAGTACTTAATTATAAGAGGAACatgacataataataaaaataaaaaattatagaaatgtGTTGAATTGTCCGAGTGCAGTGTATCGCTGTATGCAATCTATCTCTTTCCCAGTTTCTTTTAATTCGTAACCACGAACGTGATTGAAGCTCTGCATGGTATACTAGTATTACATATGTTTGGCAGAAAGTATTTAAGTTGTGAAGGGATAATAATGATATCAATGTGCACGTGATTAAATTTAACTATACacacatttttcttaaatatatatggACAAGAGAATGGACCCAGAAAAGAGAATGCTGTATGTTAAAGTGTCATTTTTTTTGCTctattattttaagaaagaaGGTGAGTCTTAATTAAGCAACGATAAAGTTCACTGATTTAATTCTTAGAACAATTTTGCTTCCCGCAAATTAAGTGTCTCAGTATATATTTCTGTTCCAATTTCTTTTGATAACAGTGGTCGTACATAAATTGAGTTTTCTTTGTAGGTATTCAAATGCACGGAAAGCTGAAAAcataaacaatgaaaaaaagttatttataaaagaaacataaattaattgttaaattgataTTGTATTGATCACAACTTAGTGAACTTAttgaatcaatatatatatatatatatatatatatatatatattacgaatgtgttgaaaataaagaattaatgtgcaaattttCCTTTAATTCTTTAACCTAAATATTACATCATTCCAATCTTACTTAAGATCTTTAAGGTGTGCCAGTGTGTGTcataattgatattattatgaGGAAAAGCTgtacaaaagtaaaaaaaaatgttatgctgaaaaattgtacaaataataatattactgATCAATTAGTATAGGGCCATATTCTTAACTTATCATGTCTCACTCATTCAAAGTTTGGTTATGCACAACTACTTTAAATGTTTAAAGGAAATAACTTTGTcatctatgaacatatttatctactgtaaaaacaaaaacaccgGAAACAAAAAGATAACTGCTCTATGAAGCATGCCaattttttctcatatatatatagatagaaacTGCTTTATTGGACATTGAAAGCCTCAATTTATGCGCCTCTAGCCTCTAGGTGTAACATAGCATTCACCCCCTTCTTTCTTTCCTCCCCTCCCCCCCAGCCCATTATTAACCTAGTCAATCTGGAATCCCTCATGCCCCAGGACCTTCATATATATAACGCACTGAGCATCCTAACTTAGTAGTCAAAGAAATCCCCAATCAACTGAGACAGCTATGAAGtcccaaataaagaaaaaaagagtgacTCCCATTCCCAACACTCCTTGCAACACCAGCGATCACGTGAACGAAGGGTCCTGCAATCAACCCTTGTTGTTTCTTCTGCAGCATGAGAGAACCAGATACGTCTCTCAGAAGGGCTGGAATAGCAACCTGCTTCAAAGAAATGCCTCAGCCTCAGGGAGAGACTCATCAACACATGTCGGTGCTGAGTGGACTATGGCACATCGCAATGAGCCCCAGAGTCCCCATCCCTCGGCATATTCAAGTGCATGGCAAGTCTAATCCACAAAGGCATAAACGACACACACTGGCTTCTCACGAATCAAAACATATACATACCCTATTACGCTGCTCACATCATTGGCTCTTACACAATGAACAAGGAAGAGTTTGCACAACTAGCGGTGGAATCAGGTGTGTTACCTCCATTACTGGACCTGCTTAGTGGGAAAATCAGTTGGGTTGAGCAAAGAGTTGCTGTTAGAGTACTTGGTCACTTGGCCAGTTACAAAAGCACGTTTGAATCAGTAGCACAGCACGAACCTGGCTTCAACTTGTTTACAAGTGGTCTATGTTGACTTCGTATCtttgaaggaaaacaaaaaagacttGAGTACCACAGAAACTTCATGGCTAGAGGGGTTGGGGATTTGGATATGGAGAATCGCAAGGCAGAGGAATGGGTTAGCCAGCTTCAGTGTTGGTCTCTTTACCTTCTGAATTGCTTTGCTTGCAAAGATAGGTCTTTGGATCTCATCTGCAAAAAGGTGTTTCTCAAGTACTTGTGCGATATGTGGGGTGGTTTGATAAATCACACGTCTCCAGCAGGGGTTGGACTTGTTAGAATCTTGTGTTATAGCAAAGTAGGAAGGAAAAACATTGCTGAATTGCCAAAAGTTGTGAACACTCTAGGTAACCTTTCAAGATCTTCAGATGATTGGCAGTACATAGGTATCTAttgtcttcttctccttctcaaGGACCCAGATGATTGGCAGTACATAGAAATCGAACTAACAAGGCTCTCTAATCTATTTTGCGTATTCAAAATGATAAATGGAGTGTTATGCATGATGGAATAGccaattaattataaaagaatgGCGTGACTGATATAACCCTAACCCAGCATCACGCAGGGAAATGGAGAGGACCACATCTCCATTTTCAATATAATACTACTGTAACTTATTGCTCAAATTAAAAATACCCAACAACAATATTAGTACCACACAAACTAAAGCATTCCCAGTGCTGATCAGAAGTTCGTAACTTCGTATGAACTGCAAAAACTTAATGGAGTTTGAGAGAACCGGatgaattttgtaaattttaaataaggtTCTGCTgcgtttgttttcttgtttagaTTACGCCAAACGTAAGTTATAGGAACCGCAACAAAGTTTTTCATCACGCCGGAGCAATAGAATAATAGAATTGGTGCACATATAGTTCTGAACAAGTACACAAACGTACTATTATTAGAGATATTTAGTTCCACCttagataaacaaaaaaatcatgatagtaTTTTTGATGAAAGAGAACAAAtaaattcatgataaaataatacttaaaattgattttagataaatgtttatatgtaattagttttatattaattgaagAATTGTTTGAGTTTAATATTGATTTATGagttaaatgttaaataaaaacattatattaaattttctactaaattgttttaaaagtaaaagcttttaaatataaatgattataattaattttattaaatagattttgtttaaaactaattttgcaaaggtttatccaaatcagatttgaCCAATTATTCATGCAATTAACAACATCCTGACAGGCTGTTTCACACTGGACAGAGCTATACCTGAACCTTCCAAGTATGTTGGGTTCCTATCTTCAAAGCCCAAAGTTCAACATGAATAGAGTCCCCAGGGCTTCCAAAATTAGCAAACCCAAACAGCCATTCTCCTTGCGTTCCACGAATACACCACGGCACCACCTCTTCCCAAggcattattataaatttaaaatttaaaataaaattacaataaaagatGTTTATTTGTtgagttataaataaaatataatctatatactatgaaatttatttatataaaaaatagtccTTTTACACAatacctaattttatttttagagtaTAGCTTGTATAGATATGCTCTACTAAAGGTATTAGTATgatatgaagataaaaaaatttctttaaatatatttttaaaacttttaattaagttaaaacaaTTATATGTCACAACCACCATTCCACGTGCTCGgtaatatataaatacaataggcaaaaatactaattaaattaaaacattatatgaaaaatataaagaataatcCAGTTTGTATTATAGACTAGAATGTATGAAAGAgtgaattttttatcttttcattctttcaAGTATAAATTAggaattcaatatttttttttcttttctcagtttttgtctctcttttttataCATGCATTTCACACATTAATTTTACAACATATTTTCCAATCATCTCAAAATACCCATAATTTATAAGTATTTGAACTTTTTaaatgtctctctctctctctctctctctcgattttaatctatattattTATATCGCAAATAATTAGAAACAATTACTAATAATTGTCAATTTCTAAAACTAATGTTTTgtcacaaattaaattatttattataaatctaagatgaatttatatatttaaacatacctattaattatataaattaatcatattaaatattaaatatttatagaatgCACTGTTActtaaagtttaaatttattttcttagatttaatttgatattctgattttttaaattaattcaatttgatctttgtatctaaattatataaaattacattttgtgACAATTTAAATCTGTTATGATTTTAAACCTTCacagaatatatattttaaaaattaaaagattaaattaaaaaaattaaaaattaaataataaatcagaagaaaaaaactgaTTTAACCTTGCTTAAAATACtaaatttacttttcttttatttcgtCTTATCTTGTTAAAAATATGGTGACAGGTCATCCAGTCAGAAGTCTAGGTCGATCGGAACTATGATTATTGTCTGTATAAATAAATCTGCAAGTGGAAGAAGCCAAGCCAAAAGGGCATCTGCTTAATCGAACTATTCAGATTCTAAAAAATGAGTTGGTGGTGGGCTGGAGCAATCGGTGCTGCCAAGGCAAGATCAACAactattcattttctttttccttttttcatttctattattattattaacatttaattGCTTTTTTTCTGCAGAAGAAATTCGAGGAAGAGGAACCGCCGCGAAGCTTCCAGAGCGTGGGCCTGGTGATCGGCGTGACGGGCATCGTGGGCAACAGCCTCGCCGAGATCCTCCCTCTCGCCGACACCCCCGCCGGTCCATGGAAGGTCTACGGCGTCGCACGCCGCCCCCGTCCGCCGTGGAACGCCGACCATCCTGTCGAGTACATCCAGTGCGACGTCTCCGATCCCGCCGACGCCGAAGCCAAACTCTCCGCCCTAACCGACGTCACTCACGTCTTCTTCGTGTCGTGGACCAACCGCTCCACCGAAGCAGAAAACTGCGAAGTTAACGGCGCTATGTTACAGAACGTGCTTCGCGCCGTTATCCCCAACGCCCCCAATCTCCGCCACGTGTCACTCCAGACAGGCGGCAAGCACTACATCGGACCCTTCGAATTCATCGGCAAGATCGAATCTCATGAACCTCCCTTCGCGGAGGATATGCCGCGTTTGGATGCGCCCAATTTTTATTACACCCAAGAGGATATTCTTTTTGAAGAAACCGCTAAGAAAGAGGGTTTGACCTGGTCAGTTCACAGACCCCAAGTAATCTTTGGGTTTTCGCCTTACAGTTTAATGAACATGATTGGGACGCTCAGCGTGTACGCCGCAATTTGCAAGCACGAGGGTGTTCCGTTGAGATTCCCCGGCACGAGAGGCGCGTGGGAGAGTTATTCTTGTGCCTCCGATGCGGATTTGATTGCGGAGCAGCACATTTGGGCCGCGGTTGATCCCTACGCGCGGAACGAGGCGTTTAACTGCTCCAATGGAGACGTGTTCAGGTGGAAGCATCTTTGGAAGGTGCTGGCGGAACAGTTTGGGATTGAGGAGTATGGGTTTGAGGAAGAAGGTTTGAGTTTGTCGGAATTGATGAAGGATAAGGGTCCTGTTTGGGATGAGATTGTGAGTGAGAATCAGCTTCTGCCTACCAAGCTTGACGAGGTTGCTGATTGGTGGTTTGTGGATCTTATTTTCTCAGGGGAGGGAATGTTGGATAGCATGAACAAGGCCAAGGAACATGGGTTTTTGGGATTCAGGAACTCCAAGAATTCGTTCATAAGTTGGATAGACAAGACCAAGGCTTATAAGATTGTGCCTTGAATTTAATTCATTCTCTTCTTGCTGCTTCTGTTTAATTTCTCATGTGCGTCTTTGTTTGTATTTCCCTGTAATTTATATCATTATatggaatgaatgaatgaataaaactCGAGGATATAACTCGTATGAGTGGTTGGGATAATCCAGAGTTATGTCTTGTGTTGTGTTGTAATTTTGTATCCACAGTTTCTGGTATTTAGTATTTACAGAAAGTGGAAGCAAAACTTGAATGATAAGCAAGAACCAGTTTTCGGTAACGTATCTCATTGTTCTTTCATTTATATCCTGATTATAAAAAGGGTATTGCAATTTGTTAGATAAACATCACGAGACAAGTGGATTGACTACTAGTCTAAAACAAGTAAATTCCACGATTGGCTTGAATACAGAGTCGATTATTGTATTTGAAGTAGTAGTTGCTTTTCGTGATTGTTTGtttgataatttattaatgTAATGGTTGCCACGTACAATAGAGTGCTATGGAAAACGATTGTATTCattcaaaaatattatgttataatGTTGGGGAAATATTCGTGCTGATACGGGAATATAAAGAAAGAATACATTTTGAGAATGAGAGGATAATGTTTCGAGTTAGTTCCTAGAATCATTGAGAGTAGAGAATCACGTCAGACCTGGATGCAGATCGCGTTGTCTTGAGATGACTTCACAAGTTGTTCATAAGTAGAGACAcattgaattttgaatattaGATGTCTCTCGTACAAGTATATGTCACGCTGATTGTCACAAGAAATTAGCATCTTGTCAAGTTTGATGCCTTCAAGTCACATGTTTCTGTTTGTAGACCAAAAAACATATTGTATTCAATCGGTTGATAAAATGTTAGAAAAGGTACATAAAATTTACGCTGCCAAAATTTGACAAGAGTCTCACGTTCGCCCGTATAAAGATGGATCTTGATCCCCTCCAAGTTCTATTTTATGTATTCATGCAATCAATGAATTAAACTATCGAATAAAGATCGAacagtttgaatttcaaatgcatgttttaaatttgattaataaaaaaatgaaatggttGAACTTTATCCAACAATATCAATTCATTGGATATGTAAATACATGAAATTTTTAACTAGAAggaattccatttttttttttaagggaaaGAAGGAATTCCAATGTAAGTCAAGGATTTCTATAGAAATAGAACACATTAAAACAAACTATATCTTT is a window encoding:
- the LOC100813467 gene encoding 3-oxo-Delta(4,5)-steroid 5-beta-reductase, yielding MSWWWAGAIGAAKKKFEEEEPPRSFQSVGLVIGVTGIVGNSLAEILPLADTPAGPWKVYGVARRPRPPWNADHPVEYIQCDVSDPADAEAKLSALTDVTHVFFVSWTNRSTEAENCEVNGAMLQNVLRAVIPNAPNLRHVSLQTGGKHYIGPFEFIGKIESHEPPFAEDMPRLDAPNFYYTQEDILFEETAKKEGLTWSVHRPQVIFGFSPYSLMNMIGTLSVYAAICKHEGVPLRFPGTRGAWESYSCASDADLIAEQHIWAAVDPYARNEAFNCSNGDVFRWKHLWKVLAEQFGIEEYGFEEEGLSLSELMKDKGPVWDEIVSENQLLPTKLDEVADWWFVDLIFSGEGMLDSMNKAKEHGFLGFRNSKNSFISWIDKTKAYKIVP
- the LOC100796597 gene encoding LOW QUALITY PROTEIN: uncharacterized protein (The sequence of the model RefSeq protein was modified relative to this genomic sequence to represent the inferred CDS: inserted 3 bases in 2 codons), producing the protein MVSLFKGCDYHHWLVVIHESAGKGCTKPQMIDCYIQTLAKVLGSSSSPPLVLPNSRFVLRFLLFPFLSSFCFHGFGGRRIGKECVDVAVGSYMVLSKESTGCCELGHDAESPSLGIFKCMASLIHKGINDTHWLLTNQNIYIPYYAAHIIGSYTMNKEEFAQLAVESGVLPPLLDLLSGKISWVEQRVAVRVLGHLASYKSTFESVAQHEXLASTCLQVVYVDFVSLKENKXRLEYHRNFMARGVGDLDMENRKAEEWVSQLQCWSLYLLNCFACKDRSLDLICKKVFLKYLCDMWGGLINHTSPAGVGLVRILCYSKVGRKNIAELPKVVNTLGNLSRSSDDWQYIGIYCLLLLLKDPDDWQYIEIELTRLSNLFCVFKMINGVLCMME